A genomic window from Peromyscus maniculatus bairdii isolate BWxNUB_F1_BW_parent chromosome 1, HU_Pman_BW_mat_3.1, whole genome shotgun sequence includes:
- the LOC143274538 gene encoding igE-binding protein-like, translated as MGNVQGAGADAANFHEPLQALLRQRDLKISAGTIKRIINDIDQIAPWFAVSGDLNLASWNKLGKDLEKANREDRIGKGTLPIWRLVRSSLRDDCHHDIIRAGRRVLMQHQDSLSESETRKEDIVRLKKKKDKIKEKPQSSKKGTEEDRFESFKEIAQEEKGRARAVRQLYPSLDEFISLKITDEESSDRELHRESEGESDSESDLELEEELNPKDKVLEETASRYEKKSYGRQRPLVAEGRKEITPSAPPPYSPVAGKCHFIKRSTWSCLVAVFPVFENTITFERYFEPVSYKQIKDLAEAVRTYGVAARFTTALLCRLTINAMTPNDWLALARTCPNHGQFLDFRSIIMDKVQAQYKRNVQEGRPDWTVDMLLGQGQWAIDQTNYPWEVYRQINEIYYKAWRAIRNKGEMAGSLTKIIQAVVEPFSDFVARMIKTAERVFGDLDTSMPFVQQLIFEQSTKECQRAITPVKDKDLEAWVKACREVGGPLTNAGLAAAVLSAARAAKDGKGKGCFRCGQQGHFK; from the coding sequence ATGGGCAATGTGCAGGGGGCTGGCGCGGATGCCGCCAATTTTCATGAACCCCTGCAGGCATTACTCCGTCAACGCGACTTAAAGATCTCCGCAGGTACTATAAAAAGGATCATTAACGATATCGATCAGATCGCGCCATGGTTCGCGGTGTCAGGAGACCTTAATTTGGCTTCCTGGAATAAGCTTGGAAAGGATCTAGAGAAAGCGAACCGGGAAGACAGGATAGGAAAAGGCACCCTACCTATTTGGCGTCTTGTCCGCTCCTCTCTCAGGGACGATTGTCATCATGACATCATTAGGGCAGGAAGACGAGTATTAATGCAACACCAAGATAGCCTTTCAGAGTCAGAAACAAGAAAGGAGGATATAGTtaggcttaaaaagaaaaaggataaaattaaagaaaaacctcAGAGCTCTAAAAAAGGTACTGAAGAGGACAGGTTTGAGTCCTTTAAAGAAATAGcacaggaggaaaaggggagagCCAGGGCAGTAAGACAGCTTTATCCGTCCCTGGACGAATTTATAAGCTTAAAAATAACAGATGAGGAGTCCAGCGATAGAGAACTTCACAGAGAGTCAGAGGGGGAATCAGACTCGGAATCAGACTTGGAGTTAGAAGAAGAATTAAATCCTAAAGACAAAGTTTTGGAGGAAACAGCCTCGAGGTATGAGAAAAAAAGTTATGGGCGGCAGCGACCTCTTGTGGCTGAAGGTAGAAAGGAGATTACACCTTCGGCGCCCCCGCCGTATTCTCCAGTGGCTGGGAAAtgtcattttataaaaagaagtACCTGGTCTTGCTTGGTGGCTGTGTTCCCAGTTTTTGAAAATACTATTACATTTGAGAGATATTTCGAGCCCGTCTCCTACAAACAGATAAAGGACTTGGCAGAGGCAGTACGCACTTATGGAGTAGCCGCCCGCTTTACAACAGCTTTGTTATGCAGGCTCACAATTAATGCAATGACGCCTAACGATTGGCTGGCACTCGCCCGCACGTGTCCCAACCATGGGCAGTTTCTTGATTTTAGATCCATAATTATGGACAAAGTTCAGGCCCAATACAAGAGAAATGTGCAGGAGGGACGGCCTGATTGGACCGTAGATATGCTTCTTGGCCAAGGGCAATGGGCCATTGATCAAACAAATTATCCCTGGGAAGTATACaggcaaataaatgaaatttattataaagCCTGGCGGGCAATTCGCAATAAGGGCGAGATGGCCGGTAGCCTCACTAAGATTATCCAAGCCGTGGTGGAGCCATTCTCTGATTTTGTCGCTCGCATGATCAAGACAGCGGAGCGTGTTTTTGGGGATCTTGATACCTCCATGCCGTTTGTGCAACAGCTTATCTTTGAACAAAGCACAAAAGAATGTCAGAGAGCAATAACACCAGTCAAGGACAAAGACTTGGAAGCCTGGGTAAAAGCCTGCAGAGAGGTGGGCGGTCCTTTGACTAATGCAGGCCTGGCTGCAGCTGTTCTGTCTGCTGCTAGGGCAGCTAAGGACGGAAAAGGAAAGGGCTGCTTCAGATGTGGTCAGCAAGGGCACTTCAAGTGA